A window of Citrus sinensis cultivar Valencia sweet orange chromosome 7, DVS_A1.0, whole genome shotgun sequence contains these coding sequences:
- the LOC102623957 gene encoding probable glucan 1,3-beta-glucosidase A, with protein sequence MNFYFSMPILFSFYLSWVLFCSLASPNSVNLPLKAPSLGNWLVTEGWMEPNMFYGIKNNDLLDGTQVQLISTKLKKYLTAENGSETILMANHNSSSASSWQTFRLWRINETFYNFRLSNKQFIGLENQGNKLVAVSATEKFPEPFQITRKNGEPHRVRFRASNGYFLQAKSEMQVTADYKGPSTWEENDPSVFNMTIVSTMHGEYQITNGYGPDKAAKFMRDHWKSYITEEDFKFMSQNGLNAVRIPVGWWIAYDPKPPKPFVGGSLQALDNAFRWAQKYGMKVIVDLHALRVSQNGSPHSGSRDGFQEWSDSDIQETVAIIDFLASRYADHPSLVAIELMNEPKAPDLKLDSLKRYYKAGYDTVRKYSSSAYVILSNRLGGEWSELLSFASNLSRVVIDVHFYNLFWDNFNKMSVQQNIDYIYRQRSSDLRNVTTPDGPLSFVGEWCCEWEAEGASKRDYQRFAEAQLDVYGRATFGWAYWAYKCHLNHWSLRWMIENNYIKL encoded by the exons ATGAATTTCTATTTTTCGATGCCGATTCTCTTCTCATTTTACCTCTCATGGGTTCTTTTTTGTTCACTTGCATCTCCCAACTCTGTTAATTTGCCACTTAAAGCTCCTAGCTTAGGTAATTGGCTTGTGACAGAAGGATGGATGGAGCCTAATATGttttatggaattaaaaacAATGATCTTTTG GATGGAACTCAAGTGCAGTTAATATCAACAAAGCTGAAAAAGTATCTCACTGCAGAAAATGGAAGTGAGACAATCTTGATGGCCAATCATAATTCCAGTTCAGCCTCTAGCTGGCAAACTTTCAGG TTGTGGAGGATCAATGagacattttataatttcagatTGAGTAATAAGCAATTTATTGGATTAGAAAATCAAGGAAACAAGCTAGTAGCAGTTTCAGCAACAGAAAAATTTCCAGAGCCATTTCAGATTACTAGGAAAAATGGTGAGCCGCATCGAGTTCGTTTCAGAGCATCAAATGGGTATTTTCTTCAG GCAAAATCAGAAATGCAAGTTACTGCAGATTATAAAGGCCCAAGTACTTGGGAAGAAAATGATCCATCTGTTTTTAATATGACAATTGTTAGTACAATGCATGGTGAGTACCAAATCACAAATGGCTATGGCCCGGATAAAGCTGCTAAATTCATGCGG GATCATTGGAAAAGTTACATCACTGAGGAGGATTTCAAATTCATGTCACAGAATGGTCTCAATGCTGTGAGAATTCCAGTTGGGTGGTGGATAGCCTATGATCCAAAGCCTCCAAAACCTTTTGTCGGGGGCTCTTTACAAGCCTTGGACAATGCTTTCAGATGGGCTCA GAAATATGGGATGAAGGTGATTGTGGATTTGCATGCGCTCAGAGTCTCACAAAATGGCTCTCCTCACAGCGGATCTAGAGATGGATTTCAGGAATGGAGTGATTCTGACATCCAGGAAACAGTAGCTATCATAGACTTCCTTGCatcaag GTACGCTGATCACCCAAGTCTAGTGGCAATTGAGTTGATGAATGAGCCTAAGGCGCCTGATCTTAAATTAGACAGTCTGAAAAGATATTACAAGGCGGGTTATGATACTGTGAGGAAATACAGCTCAAGTGCTTATGTGATTCTTTCCAATCGATTGGGAGGAGAATGGAGTGAACTGCTCTCATTTGCAAGCAACCTTAGCCGCGTAGTGATTGATGTGCATTTTTACAACCTCTTCTGGGATAATTTTAACAAGATGTCTGTGCAACAGAACATTGATTACATCTATAGACAAAGATCTTCTGATCTCAGGAATGTCACAACACCTGATGGGCCTCTAAGTTTTGTTG GGGAATGGTGTTGTGAATGGGAAGCAGAAGGAGCATCAAAGAGAGACTACCAAAGATTTGCAGAGGCTCAACTAGATGTTTATGGGCGCGCCACGTTTGGATGGGCATATTGGGCTTATAAATGTCATTTAAATCACTGGAGCCTAAGGTGGATGATTGAAAACAATTATATAAAGCTCTAG
- the LOC102612086 gene encoding probable glucan 1,3-beta-glucosidase A, which translates to MAYDSYANVVSSLFLFSCVISLSLAQNADIKLPLRAVNLGNWLVTEGWMKPSRFDDIPNKDLLDGTQVQFMSTKFQKYIAAESGGGTIVVANRTSASGWETFRLWRVNETFYNFRVNNKQFIGLENQGQGNGLVAVSNTAGYSETFQIVRKDGDSSRVRLSASNGMFIQAISETRLTADYGSSSWDDSDPSVFKLNIVSTLRGEYQITNGFGPDKAPQVLQDHWDSYITDEDFKFLSSNGINAVRIPVGWWIANDPAPPKPFVGGSSKVLDNAFDWAEKYGVKVIVDLHAVPGSQNGNEHSATRDGFQEWGDSNIADTVAVIDFLAARYCNRPSLAAIELINEPLAPGVALDTLKSYYKAGYDAVRKYTSTAYVIMSNRLGPADHKELLSFASGLSRVVIDVHYYNLFSNNFNGLNVQQNIDYVNNQRASDLGAVTTSNGPLTFVGEWTCEWNVKDASKQDYQRFANAQLDVYGRATFGWAYWAHKCEANHWSLKWMIENGYIKLV; encoded by the exons ATGGCTTACGATTCATACGCTAACGTTGTTTCGTCACTCTTTCTCTTCTCATGTGTCATCTCTCTGTCGTTAGCACAAAATGCCGACATCAAATTGCCACTCAGAGCTGTGAATCTTGGAAACTGGCTTGTCACTGAAGGATGGATGAAACCTTCTCGCTTTGATGATATTCCCAACAAGGATCTTCTG GATGGAACTCAAGTTCAGTTCATGTCAACAAAGTTTCAGAAGTATATTGCCGCTGAAAGTGGAGGTGGCACCATTGTTGTAGCCAACAGAACCTCAGCTTCTGGCTGGGAAACTTTCAGG TTGTGGAGGGTCAATGAGACATTTTACAATTTCAGAGTGAACAATAAGCAGTTTATTGGACTGGAGAATCAAGGCCAAGGAAATGGTCTAGTAGCAGTTTCGAATACAGCTGGTTACTCCGAGACATTTCAGATTGTGAGGAAAGATGGCGATTCTAGTCGAGTTCGACTCAGCGCGTCAAATGGGATGTTTATCCAG GCCATTTCAGAGACAAGATTGACGGCTGATTATGGGAGTTCAAGTTGGGATGATAGTGATCCATCTGTGTTTAAACTGAATATTGTGAGTACTTTACGAGGTGAATACCAAATCACAAATGGCTTTGGCCCTGATAAAGCTCCTCAAGTTTTGCAG GATCATTGGGACAGTTACATCACTGATGAAGATTTCAAATTCCTGTCATCAAATGGTATCAATGCTGTGAGAATTCCAGTTGGGTGGTGGATTGCAAACGATCCAGCGCCGCCAAAGCCTTTTGTAGGGGGCTCATCAAAAGTCTTAGACAATGCTTTCGATTGGGCAGA aaaatatggGGTGAAGGTTATTGTTGATTTGCATGCGGTCCCAGGTTCGCAGAACGGCAATGAACACAGCGCGACAAGAGATGGATTCCAGGAATGGGGAGATTCTAACATAGCAGATACTGTTGCTGTAATTGACTTTCTGGCTGCAAG ATATTGTAATAGGCCAAGCCTTGCTGCCATTGAGTTGATTAATGAGCCGCTTGCTCCTGGGGTCGCTTTGGACACTTTGAAAAGTTATTACAAGGCAGGTTATGATGCTGTGAGGAAATACACTTCAACTGCTTACGTGATCATGTCCAATCGTCTGGGACCTGCTGATCATAAGGAGCTACTCTCATTTGCAAGTGGCCTTAGTCGCGTAGTCATTGATGTGCATTACTACAATCTGTTCAGCAACAATTTCAATGGCTTGAATGTGCAACAGAACATTGATTATGTCAACAACCAACGAGCTTCTGATCTTGGCGCCGTCACTACTTCTAATGGCCCTCTAACTTTTGTTG GGGAATGGACATGTGAATGGAATGTAAAGGACGCATCAAAGCAGGACTACCAGAGATTTGCAAATGCTCAACTTGACGTGTATGGGCGAGCAACATTTGGATGGGCATATTGGGCTCATAAATGTGAGGCGAACCACTGGAGTCTCAAATGGATGATCGAAAATGGCTACATAAAGCTCGTTTAG